One Drosophila virilis strain 15010-1051.87 chromosome 5, Dvir_AGI_RSII-ME, whole genome shotgun sequence DNA window includes the following coding sequences:
- the LOC6625995 gene encoding uncharacterized protein: MNSILVFILLMCTCVCVTHGLGGNNGEGYDYTYGAKLTTSTLIARETISKSKTLLQTTSKTYTLTQAGTAKNIDYINITNLKKMRGATAEIMSGGVGSTTVTVKFTSARGSGIKSQIEIWGT, from the coding sequence ATGAACTCCATTCTTGTATTTATACTCTTGATGTGCACTTGTGTCTGCGTGACCCATGGATTAGGCGGAAATAATGGCGAAGGCTACGACTACACCTATGGTGCTAAGCTGACAACCAGCACACTTATCGCACGTGAGACTATTTCCAAAAGTAAGACGCTGCTCCAGACAACATCTAAGACATACACGCTAACTCAGGCAGGAACGGCAAAAAATATCGACTACATTAATATAACAAATCTCAAAAAAATGCGAGGAGCCACCGCTGAAATTATGAGTGGCGGTGTAGGATCAACAACAGTCACCGTGAAATTTACCTCGGCACGAGGCAGTGGCATTAAGTCTCAGATTGAAATTTGGGGAACATAA
- the LOC6626108 gene encoding uncharacterized protein, which yields MTLSKIIFGVHEISNNLRIVASSNDWHCDCQLQKEMNEIFIYHNSKLDMFCTSPEEYKNWMVFDDRLCENYSDVPPSVFMTTTTPGIITTTITSTTPKTTTDNHIFIPTLSTAGTVIPNEIITLECSSTNNTFKTDENRQNIRWPQINFSPAAFGALTVKISVEQGESTSALSFGLFWFSKTTKEYYMMELIPDEFGLGCYFTMPLQTIVTDLMPNVAYTFCLVDDQHNTVSPFSCKSVHIGGNLEAYYDAWLSKGMRAKGISLLVLGVVVFMLVGIMLMFLVLKKKPIWVKGSKRIIKPNSSSGEIVVLSRGNTAKDFLHKEKMISKKNEHRFNSNIPRRNSMDSLASSNSYISPNLYEVIPTYITFDKIPQGDAPNQPGFEIFNNWHPSFAHRGSVRYAQITPRTKRISSDPLPALPDS from the exons ATGACGCTAtccaaaattatatttggtgtACACGAAATTTCAAATAATCTGAGAATAGTCGCAAGCTCCAATGACTGGCATTGTGACTGTCAATTGCAAAAGGAAATGAATGAGATTTTCATTTATCACAATTCAAAACTAGACATGTTTTGCACGTCTCCAgaagaatacaaaaattggATGGTTTTCGATGATCGACTTTGTGAAAATTATTCAGATGTACCTCCATCTGTTTtcatgacaacaacaaccccGGGAAtaatcacaacaacaattacttCTACGACTCCGAAAACAACAACGGataatcatatttttattcCAACACTGTCAACAGCTGGCACCGTGATTCCCAATGAGATCATAACGTTGGAGTGTTCTTCCACAAACAATACTTTCAAAACTGATGAGAACCGACAGAATATAAGGTGGCCGCAGATCAACTTCTCCCCTGCAGCTTTTGGGGCCCTTACAGTAAAAATTAGTGTCGAACAGGGCGAAAGCACAAGCGCCCTGTCTTTTGGTCTCTTTTGGTTCTCGAAAACTACAAAGGAGTATTACATGATGGAACTCATACCAGACGAGTTTGGACTTGGTTGTTATTTTACAATGCCACTGCAGACAATTGTAACAGACTTAATGCCAAACGTAGCttatacattttgtttggTTGATGATCAGCATAACACTGTTTCTCCTTTCAGCTGTAAGTCAGTACATATTGGTGGTAATTTGGAAGCATATTATGATGCCTGGCTTTCGAAAGGAATGCGTGCCAAA GGTATATCTCTGCTGGTCCTTGGTGTCGTTGTATTCATGTTGGTGGGCATAATGCTAATGTTTTTGGTTTTGAAGAAGAAACCAATCTGGGTAAAGGGCAGCAAGCGGATCATCAAACCAAATTCAAGTTCCGGCGAAATTGTCGTCCTATCACGTGGTAATACAGCAAAAGATTTTCTGCATAAAGAAAAAATGAtttctaaaaaaaatgaacatcG GTTCAATTCAAACATTCCGAGGCGCAACTCAATGGACAGCCTGGCGAGCAGCAATAGCTACATAAGCCCAAACCTATATGAAGTCATCCCGACATATATAACATTCGATAAAATACCACAAGGCGATGCACCAAACCAGCCAggatttgaaatatttaataactGGCATCCATCTTTCGCTCATAGAGGCAGCGTCAGGTACGCACAAATTACGCCGCGAACAAAACGTATTTCAAGTGATCCATTGCCAGCTCTTCCTGATTCTTGA
- the LOC6626109 gene encoding uncharacterized protein: protein MTLTHLKINCGIPFESSSNIFDNIYLGNLIELDLSHNTFSGPLSKQIFSGTPNVTYLYLKHGSITAIADDAFEDIAKNLLLVDLRHNLLTNINADILAIGNRRRVFDIEPNNWHCNCQLRSLIQFYNENRNLFASTPYCRMPLSLYGKSFDELDAVELGCDAPIKSQSNIPLTGDALRNIALQDVTPDTEHEELHSGEDNVKNVSIYGPIVQLSCSQAISITSSAKYSDNRSRRDVDVEKNQYFVFEPPTYDLDLELLQNYSVRAYIGGYIKSDNLNIIWFTEELNSYTSFATSTERDYNCMKYDEPYLITDALKENHTYTFCMMSINVVVISPLFCQPLHIPIARPDNDTDDVWIAESDKQFTIGMLCLIFFISTIFGAVFAYLGIKNFPHLLEGSKNVMVIKESEKTCCVSTIAESQYNKPSFHKDHMHKSSFGMADKRPLEASTSVKIPSSCSLSSSSTYFEESFANTEAQPIEYEMPIPFSETRKLGTCVDTPSSPPPLPKRNSKLSLYVDQQFLKCEKA from the exons ATGACACTGACACACCTGAAGATCAACTGCGGCATACCATTCGAAAGTAGTTCAAATATTTTCgacaatatatatttgggAAATTTGATTGAGCTTGACTTGAGCCATAACACCTTTAGCGGGCCTCTAAGTAAACAAATATTCAGTGGAACTCCGAACGTGACTTACCTCTACTTAAAACACGGCTCAATAACTGCGATCGCAGATGATGCGTTTGAAGATATTGCCAAAAATTTGCTTTTAGTTGACTTAAGGCACAATTTATTAACCAATATCAACGCCGATATACTCGCTATCGGCAACAGGCGCAGAGTATTCGATATTGAGCCCAACAACTGGCACTGCAATTGTCAACTACGATCACTTATCCAATTCTATAATGAAAACAGAAATCTATTTGCAAGTACCCCATATTGCCGGATGCCGTTGAGCCTTTATGGCAAAAGTTTTGATGAACTTGACGCTGTGGAGCTCGGCTGCGATGCACCAATAAAATCGCAAAGTAATATCCCTCTAACTGGAGATGCATTAAGGAATATTGCACTACAAGATGTAACGCCAGACACGGAACACGAAGAGTTACACTCCGGTGAGGATAATGTAAAAAATGTCAGCATTTACGGTCCAATAGTTCAGTTGAGTTGCTCGCAAGCAATTTCAATAACAAGCTCGGCTAAGTATTCCGATAATCGCAGCAGACGAGATGTAGATGTTGAAAAGaatcaatattttgtttttgagccTCCTACTTATGATCTCGACTTGGAACTATTGCAAAATTATAGCGTACGCGCCTATATAGGTGGATATATTAAATCAGACAACTTGAATATTATTTGGTTTACGGAAGAGTTGAACAGCTATACGAGTTTCGCGACTTCAACCGAAAGGGACTACAATTGCATGAAGTATGATGAGCCCTATTTGATAACTGATGCGCTGAAGGAAAATCATACCTACACATTTTGTATGATGTCcataaatgttgttgttatatcGCCATTATTTTGCCAGCCCTTGCATATACCCATAGCCCGACCCGATAATGATACAGATGACGTCTGGATCGCTGAGAGCGATAAACAGTTTACCATCGGAATGCTTTGTCTGATATTTTTCATATCAACAATATTTGGTGCCGTTTTTGCGTATTTGGGCATTAAGAACTTCCCACATCTTTTAGAGGGTTCAAAAAATGTCATGGTCATCAAGGAATCGGAGAAGACATGTTGCGTATCCACCATAGCTGAATCACAATATAACAAACCTTCTTTTCACAAAGATCATATGCACAAGAGTTCCTTTGGCATGGCAGACAAACG GCCATTAGAAGCATCGACAAGCGTAAAGATACCGAGCTCATGTAGCCTTAGCTCCTCATCGACTTATTTCGAAGAATCCTTTGCAAATACCGAAGCTCAGCCCATCGAGTACGAAATGCCGATACCATTTAGCGAAACTCGTAAGCTTGGCACCTGCGTAGACACGCCCAGCTCTCCGCCACCTTTGCCTAAGCGCAACTCGAAGCTATCGCTGTACGTGGACCAACAATTCCTGAAATGCGAAAAGGCATGA
- the LOC116650888 gene encoding uncharacterized protein, producing MLGISAKSQSRSLIVFYLFHVWAGFSIFAHDIGYFSIANRSPESENDGFDIKHAITMFKEAIRNISDYLGEADTGPPMPPKCLRVQCRIICTNGRQGEIAQDISLALASPDNSDPCDIIDELYLYNYRFSNAVLPVGFLSTYTNRIKQLYLGISNIQDIENGAFGGGIFKRITLEDLHLNKIDKEFLANVSGDLKGISIIQHNRALECVYPDFLDYVMYQLEYLRLQVGIDCVRNVTGTDPILGALTYADFSYNNFTDQLLKDTFIKLTMVETLILSHSNIEYLPNYIFQVNTDLPI from the exons ATGCTGGGAATTTCGGCAAAAAGTCAATCGCGATCCCTGATTGTTTTCTACTTGTTTCATGTTTGGGCTGGTTTCTCAATATTCGCGCATGATATTGGCTATTTCAGCATCGCAAATAGATCACCGGAATCCGAAAATGACGGATTCGATATAAAGCACGCAATCACCATGTTCAAAGAGGCTATACGAAACATCAG tGATTATCTTGGAGAAGCAGATACTGGGCCACCGATGCCACCAAAATGCTTAAGAGTCCAGTGCCGTATCATCTGCACCAATGGGCGACAGGGCGAGATCGCGCAGGATATATCACTTGCGTTAGCGAGCCCAGATAAT AGTGACCCATGTGATATCATTGACGAGCTGTACCTCTATAACTATAGATTTTCCAATGCAGTGCTACCAGTCGGATTTCTATCTACATACACCAATAGGATCAAACAATTATATTTGGGCATCTCAAACATACAGGATATTGAGAACGGGGCATTTGGTGGAGGCATATTCAAGCGTATAACTCTTGAAGACCTTCATCTTAATAAAATTGACAAGGAATTTCTAGCCAACGTGTCAGGAGATTTGAAAGGAATTTCAATTATCCAGCACAATAGGGCCCTAGAATGTGTTTATCCCGATTTTTTGGATTATGTGATGTATCAACTTGAATATCTGAGGCTTCAAGTTGGCATCGATTGTGTACGAAATGTGACGGGCACTGATCCAATTTTGGGTGCACTTACTTATGCAGATTTCAGCTACAACAACTTTACTGACCAATTGCTCAAAGACACGTTCATCAAATTAACCATGGTCGAGACGCTGATTCTGTCGCATTCGAATATTGAGTATTTACCAAACTATATTTTTCAAG TTAATACCGATTTACCGATTTAA
- the Wnt5 gene encoding protein Wnt-5: protein MSFLVRKHFLLWNIIMTFVPLSVAGLDAITGLQGVPTWICLGIRSPFIEFGAQEEQLANTSIPLNITKDEQAYMHKEGLRKLGTFIKPVDLRDSETGYVKADLTKRLETPSAQARRVHPIQEEMDQKQIILLDEDTDENGLPASLTDEDRKFIVPMALKNASPELRWAVPGKSPVSTSTTPTRSVVASAVTRRRSTTTFTSTTPPPDPTSNIDDLKKHILFLHNMTKSDNNFESKFVKFPSLQKEKAKQSTGSTPSIKRPQRPILQYAAPIAPPTRKVPLGAHTPGQKPFGGYYHNEEETNNFFQTIDTGGTIDRSKERGNAFDTVPQVHLLSEGQSTSTKSVPMTTTPSILDTTTKRTTKRPVCLRNPESPKCVRQRQREEQQRQRERDEWFRGQAEFMRPRFEPIVQTINNTKRFAVSIEIPDSFKGQSALTPSDEAPALQILSRVTRSQPKRRYLSGSQGHQAAISVDKLSPPTNYFAHDIIMTSAGVSNDRDFMLANMHQFGMVVPKDQDNETTPTPMAYSETIDLNPDNCYALDGLTYGQKKLCALHTSVMPAISRGARASIQECQFQFKNRRWNCSTTDDVTVFGPMTGLGSPEMAFIHALAAATVTSFIARACRDGQLTSCGCSRGSRPKQLHDDWTWGGCGDNLEYAYKFATDFIDVREKETRRGTRGAGNPERRGTHQLQQKRKQMEANGTKDTGESNLNITNSKTTKQLPNEALTDNNATSAILYELQANANNKKKDIFLDTNSTINSTSFAPPKQDEEARTSPDDLLELQQRITKEILNSKLKETEMLELQEKINREILNSKLFHGDTNAKRRKRKRKNQRAVSGEAPFLSNTNMKARSLMNLHNNEAGRRAVIKKTRITCKCHGVSGSCSLITCWQQLSSIREIGDYLREKYEEATEVKLNKRGRLQVKNSEFKVPTAHDLIYLDESPDWCRTNRLLQWSGTHGRVCNKSSSGLDGCGILCCGRGYNTKNIIVRERCNCKFHWCCQVKCDVCTKVLEEHTCK, encoded by the exons ATGTCATTTCTAGTGAGGAAACATTTTCTCTTGTGGAACATAATAATGACTTTTGTGCCGCTATCTGTAGCAGGTCTAGATGCAATTACGGGCTTACAAGGCGTTCCAACATGGAT CTGTCTAGGGATAAGGTCGCCATTTATCGAATTTGGCGCGCAGGAAGAGCAGCTAGCTAATACGAGTATACCGCTAAACATCACTAAAGATGAACAGGCGTACATGCACAAAGAAGGCTTGCGCAAGCTTGGTACTTTTATAAAGCCGGTGGATCTTCGTGATTCTGAGACAGGCTACGTAAAGGCAGATCTTACAAAAAGACTGGAAACACCAAGCGCTCAGGCTCGGCGTGTACATCCGATTCAGGAGGAAATGGATCAAAAGCAGATAATTCTGCTTGACGAAGATACCGATGAAAATGGTCTTCCAGCCAGTCTTACAGATGAGGACCGCAAGTTTATTGTCCCCATGGCACTCAAAAATGCATCGCCTGAGTTACGATGGGCCGTTCCAGGTAAAAGCCCTGTTTCTACAAGTACAACACCCACGAGGTCTGTTGTGGCGTCGGCGGTAACCCGGCGTCGAAGCACAACAACGTTTACAAGCACAACACCGCCGCCTGACCCTACATCAAATATTGACGACCTTAAGAAACACATACTTTTTTTGCATAATATGACAAAAAGCGACAACAACTTTGAGTCCAAATTTGTGAAATTTCCAAGtttacaaaaagaaaaagcaaaacaatcaaCAGGATCTACTCCCAGTATTAAGCGGCCCCAGAGACCAATACTTCAGTATGCCGCTCCCATAGCTCCACCCACACGCAAAGTACCTCTCGGAGCTCACACACCAGGGCAAAAGCCGTTCGGTGGATATTATCACAACGAAGAAGAAACCAACAATTTTTTTCAGACGATCGATACCGGTGGTACAATCGATCGTAGTAAAGAACGCGGAAATGCATTCGATACAGTCCCTCAGGTGCATCTGCTGAGTGAGGGACAGTCGACGTCAACAAAAAGCGTTCCAATGACAACTACGCCGTCTATTTTGGATACAACAACCAAAAGAACTACAAAGCGTCCAGTTTGCTTGCGAAACCCTGAGTCTCCCAAGTGCGTGCGCCAGCGGCAGCGCgaggagcagcagcgccagcgtgAGCGCGACGAATGGTTTCGCGGCCAAGCTGAGTTTATGCGACCACGTTTTGAACCTATtgtgcaaacaataaataacacTAAACGTTTTGCTGTGTCAATTGAAATACCCGATTCATTCAAAGGACAATCTGCTTTGACACCATCGGACGAAGCTCCAGCGCTTCAAATTTTATCGCGTGTCACACGCTCACAGCCCAAACGGCGCTATCTCAGCGGCAGTCAAGGACATCAAGCTGCAATCTCAGTTGATAAGCTTTCACCGCCGACGAATTATTTCGCACATGATATTATAATGACTTCAGCGGGAGTCTCCAATGATCGTGATTTTATGCTCGCAAATATGCACCAGTTTGGAATGGTGGTGCCAAAAGACCAAGACAATGAAACTACGCCCACTCCAATGGCTTATTCCGAGACTATAGATCTAAACCCGGATAACTGTTACGCGCTCGACGGGCTTACATACGGACAAAAAAAACTGTGTGCCTTGCACACAAGTGTTATGCCAGCGATAAGTCGAGGAGCGCGAGCATCTATACAG GAAtgccaatttcaatttaaaaatcggcGTTGGAACTGCAGCACAACAGACGATGTTACTGTGTTTGGGCCCATGACTGGCCTAG GGTCGCCAGAAATGGCCTTCATACATGCACTAGCTGCAGCTACTGTGACCAGTTTTATTGCTCGCGCCTGCAGAGATGGTCAGTTAACGTCGTGCGGCTGTTCACGAGGTTCTCGACCCAAACAGTTACACGATGATTGGACGTGGGGAGGCTGCGGGGACAATCTCGAGTACGCATACAA aTTTGCAACAGATTTTATTGATGTACGCGAAAAGGAGACACGTCGCGGAACTCGCGGTGCCGGCAATCCCGAGCGGCGTGGTACGCAtcaattacaacaaaaacgCAAGCAGATGGAGGCTAATGGCACAAAGGACACTGGAGAGTCCAATTTAAACATAACGAATTCCAAAACTACCAAACAGCTTCCCAATGAAGCTTTGACTGATAATAATGCAACGTCAGCCATTTTATATGAACTGCAGGCCAATGccaacaataaaaagaaagataTATTTCTTGATACAAACTCAACAATAAATTCTACATCATTTGCACCGCCCAAACAAGATGAAGAGGCACGCACTAGCCCGGACGATCTATTGGAGCTTCAGCAGAGAATAACAAAGGAAATtcttaattcaaaattaaagGAAACAGAAATGCTCGAATTACAG GAGAAAATCAATCGGGAAATTTTAAACTCAAAGCTTTTCCACGGAGACACCAACGCCAAGCGCCGTAAACGCAAGCGTAAGAATCAACGTGCCGTCAGTGGTGAGGCTCCTTTTTTGTCCAATACTAACATGAAGGCTCGGAGCCTAATGAATTTGCACAACAACGAAGCAGGCCGAAGG GCCGTCATTAAGAAAACACGCATTACTTGCAAGTGCCACGGTGTCTCAGGCTCTTGCAGTTTGATCACGTGTTGGCAGCAATTATCATCTATAAGAGAGATTG GTGATTATTTGCGTGAAAAATATGAAGAGGCTACAGAAGTAAAGCTTAATAAACGTGGACGTCTACAGGTAAAAAACAGCGAGTTTAAGGTTCCAACTGCCCacgatttaatttatttggatGAGAGCCCCGACTGGTGCCGGACTAATCGTCTCTTGCAATGGTCAG GTACGCACGGCCGCGTCTGTAACAAGTCCTCATCGGGGCTTGATGGCTGTGGTATACTTTGCTGTGGCCGAGGATACAACACCAAAAATATTATCGTTCGTGAGCGCTGCAACTGCAAATTTCACTGGTGCTGCCAGGTTAAATGCGATGTATGTACAAAAGTACTCGAGGAGCACACTTGTAAATAG